In Chroicocephalus ridibundus chromosome 4, bChrRid1.1, whole genome shotgun sequence, one genomic interval encodes:
- the DIO3 gene encoding thyroxine 5-deiodinase isoform X1: MLLPRGSLSERPPSLTWPRQDPQRTGGHRKGGAPRPPPPSPPGNPAAPTQLCGERGSAVAAELGEPRGMHAPGRDGTGRDGLPRGCGGRPSQAGVERAPQSGRAPPSHPVQTRSPGASPSPPAPQPPAAPPRPSFPRALGGGRCHPLRGDTHRRGDAPSDAGRRKDGGGGGRTPPGRGAAGPRGSSPPPLLGQQLPLAAGAPPRAPPPPPGSARRPAPTWHPPHRVPPGLGPGSPAVRRGVARGPGSAAACRPAAAAGGCRRSRSAGSSPRCPPRCRGRVAGRRPCPGGERAGGAGRGGRRQEGRGAGGPSLSPAAPAGTAPGPRSRRRSGAAPAPRSHSPYGNRAGPGVGLRLLHRPWRGCLRAPAAICGRGPRRCPISDSLLVPDSGCSLLRCTSLAAPAGALSPFVCVFLGH, encoded by the coding sequence ATGCTGCTGCCCCGCGGGTCTCTGAGCGAGCGCCCGCCCTCACTGACCTGGCCGCGGCAGGACCCCCAGCGAACAGGGGGACATCGCAAAGGCGGCGCTCCCCGGCCACCTCCACCATCACCCCCCGGGAACCCCGCGGCACCGACCCAGCtctgcggggagcgggggagcGCGGTGGCGGCTGAGCTGGGGGAACCCCGGGGGATGCACGccccggggcgggacgggacggggcgggacggTCTTCCCCGGGGATGCGGAGGCCGGCCCAGCCAGGCCGGCGTCGAGCGCGCTCCGCAGAGCGGCCGGGCCCCGCCTTCGCACCCGGTACAAAcgcgcagccccggggccagcccgtccccccccgccccgcagcctcCTGCGGCCCCGCCGCGACCCTCATTCCCGAGGGCCCTTGGGGGCGGCCGGTGCCACCCCCTCCGGGGGGACACCCACCGCCGGGGGGACGCCCCCTCCGACGCGGGCCGGCGcaaggacggggggggtggggggcggacacctccgggccggggggcggcagggccccgcggctcctcgccgccgccgcttcTCGGGCAACAGCTACCCCTAGCGGCCGGagcgccgccccgcgcccctcctccgccgccgggcagcgcccgccgccccgcgcccacCTGGCACCCCCCGCACCGGGTCCCGCCGGGGCTCGGGCCCGGGTCTCCCGCCGTGAGGCGAGGCGTTGCCCGCGGGCCGGGGTCAGCGGCCGCATGccgtcccgccgccgcggcgggaggaTGCAGGCGCAGCCGGTCCGCGGGTTCgagcccccggtgccccccgcgGTGCCGGGGGCGTGTGGCGGGGCGGAGGCCGTGCCCGGGGGGCGAgcgggctggcggggcggggaggggagggaggcgccAGGAGGGACGCGGCGCGGGCGGCCCGTCCCTGTCACCTGCGGCACCCGCCGGgacggcccccggcccccgctcccgccgccgctccggcgcGGCGCCGGCTCCGCGCTCGCACAGCCCGTACGggaaccgggccgggccgggggtcgGGCTGCGCCTGTTGCATCGCCCTTGGCGGGGCTGTTTGCGAGCGCCTGCCGCTATCTGCGGCCGGGGACCCCGGCGGTGCCCTATCTCGGACTCTCTGCTAGTGCCTGATAGCGGCTGCTCCCTGCTTCGTTGCACGTCCCTCGCAGCTCCCGCCGGGGCTCTCTCCCCTTTTGTCTGTGTATTTTTAGGTCATTAG
- the DIO3 gene encoding thyroxine 5-deiodinase isoform X2, with the protein MRRPAQPGRRRARSAERPGPAFAPGTNAQPRGQPVPPRPAASCGPAATLIPEGPWGRPVPPPPGGHPPPGGRPLRRGPAQGRGGWGADTSGPGGGRAPRLLAAAASRATATPSGRSAAPRPSSAAGQRPPPRAHLAPPAPGPAGARARVSRREARRCPRAGVSGRMPSRRRGGRMQAQPVRGFEPPVPPAVPGACGGAEAVPGGRAGWRGGEGREAPGGTRRGRPVPVTCGTRRDGPRPPLPPPLRRGAGSALAQPVREPGRAGGRAAPVASPLAGLFASACRYLRPGTPAVPYLGLSASA; encoded by the coding sequence ATGCGGAGGCCGGCCCAGCCAGGCCGGCGTCGAGCGCGCTCCGCAGAGCGGCCGGGCCCCGCCTTCGCACCCGGTACAAAcgcgcagccccggggccagcccgtccccccccgccccgcagcctcCTGCGGCCCCGCCGCGACCCTCATTCCCGAGGGCCCTTGGGGGCGGCCGGTGCCACCCCCTCCGGGGGGACACCCACCGCCGGGGGGACGCCCCCTCCGACGCGGGCCGGCGcaaggacggggggggtggggggcggacacctccgggccggggggcggcagggccccgcggctcctcgccgccgccgcttcTCGGGCAACAGCTACCCCTAGCGGCCGGagcgccgccccgcgcccctcctccgccgccgggcagcgcccgccgccccgcgcccacCTGGCACCCCCCGCACCGGGTCCCGCCGGGGCTCGGGCCCGGGTCTCCCGCCGTGAGGCGAGGCGTTGCCCGCGGGCCGGGGTCAGCGGCCGCATGccgtcccgccgccgcggcgggaggaTGCAGGCGCAGCCGGTCCGCGGGTTCgagcccccggtgccccccgcgGTGCCGGGGGCGTGTGGCGGGGCGGAGGCCGTGCCCGGGGGGCGAgcgggctggcggggcggggaggggagggaggcgccAGGAGGGACGCGGCGCGGGCGGCCCGTCCCTGTCACCTGCGGCACCCGCCGGgacggcccccggcccccgctcccgccgccgctccggcgcGGCGCCGGCTCCGCGCTCGCACAGCCCGTACGggaaccgggccgggccgggggtcgGGCTGCGCCTGTTGCATCGCCCTTGGCGGGGCTGTTTGCGAGCGCCTGCCGCTATCTGCGGCCGGGGACCCCGGCGGTGCCCTATCTCGGACTCTCTGCTAGTGCCTGA
- the DIO3 gene encoding thyroxine 5-deiodinase isoform X3, protein MLHSLGVHTLQLLTQAAACILLFPRFLLTAVMLWLLDFLCIRKKMLMMPTAEEAASASEGPPPDDPPVCVSDSNRMFTLESLKAVWHGQKLDFFKSAHVGSLAPNPEVIQLDGQKRLRILDFARGKRPLILNFGSCTUPPFMARLRSFQRLAAHFVDIADFLLVYIEEAHPSDGWVSSDAAYNIPKHQCLQDRLRAAQLMREGAPDCPLAVDTMDNASSAAYGAYFERLYIIQEEKVMYQGGRGPEGYKISELRTWLDQYKTRLQSPSTVVIQV, encoded by the coding sequence ATGCTCCACTCCCTTGGCGTTCACACCTTGCAGCTGCTCACCCAGGCGGCCGCCtgcatcctcctcttcccccgctTCCTGCTCACCGCCGTGATGCTCTGGCTCCTGGATTTTCTGTGCATTCGGAAGAAGATGCTGATGATGCCCACGGCGGAGGAGGCGGCCAGCGCCAGCGAGGGGCCGCCCCCCGACGATCCCCCGGTCTGCGTGTCCGACTCCAACCGCATGTTCACGCTGGAATCGCTGAAAGCCGTGTGGCACGGGCAGAAGCTGGACTTCTTCAAGTCGGCGCACGTGGGCTCCTTGGCCCCCAACCCCGAGGTGATCCAGCTGGACGGGCAGAAGAGGCTCCGCATCCTGGACTTCGCCCGCGGCAAGAGACCTCTCATCCTCAACTTCGGCAGCTGCACCTGACCCCCGTTCATGGCCCGCCTGAGGTCCTTCCAGCGCCTGGCCGCGCACTTCGTGGACATTGCTGACTTCCTGCTGGTCTACATCGAAGAAGCACACCCCTCCGACGGCTGGGTCAGCTCGGACGCAGCCTACAACATCCCCAAGCACCAGTGCCTCCAGGACAGGCTGCGGGCAGCTCAGCTGATGAGGGAAGGGGCGCCCGATTGCCCCCTGGCCGTGGACACCATGGACAATGCTTCCAGCGCCGCCTACGGTGCCTACTTCGAGAGGCTCTACATCATCCAGGAGGAGAAGGTGATGTACCAGGGAGGCAGAGGACCAGAGGGCTACAAGATCTCGGAGCTGAGGACCTGGCTAGACCAGTACAAAACCCGGCTCCAGAGCCCCAGCACGGTGGTCATCCAAGTGTAA